The sequence TTATTAATTTACTGAAGTAGTTGTCATACCGAAATTAATTATAATAAAGACAGTGAGTTCTTTCTTTACATTTTCTTATAAACGAGTTTTTCATCGTTTAAAACGGAATATATTTTTGAGAAACAGTATAGTTGCCGTTTTTTAGTGCAAAATAAATAAGTGCTCTGCAATTGAACAGGTGTTATCCCAAAGGGTACAAGGGGTCCAGGATTCGAGGATCCAAAGGTATGTTTTCAGACCGGTAAGACAATACGAAAAAGCGTGCCTTCCCCTTCCCCACTTTCCGCCTCTATTTTTCCCCCATGCTCGGTGATTACTTTATGGGTAATGGCCAAACCCAATCCGGTTCCGACCTCTTTGGTGGTAAAGAAGGGGTTAAAAATATTTTTCATGTCTTCCGGAGAGACTCCTACTCCAGAGTCCTGAAATGTCAGCGTGATCCAGCCGTTTCCCGAAGTTAATTTGAAATTGTCTTCCGGGACTTCTTTTTGATAGATCGCTTTTATAAATATTTTTCCGCCCGACGGCATGGCCTGCATCGCATTTCGTATAAGATTGCTAAACGCTTTTTCAAGCTGACTCATGTCAGCCTGGATTGGAGGTAAATCGCTTGAATATTCACACCGGCAATCAATTTGCTGCCTTTGCATTTCTTCTTCCAGAAAATCAATTGTTTGTTCTAAAAGAGTTTTAATGTCTGTTTTCTCAAAATGGTACTTGGGGATTCTTGCCAGCTCTAAAAGGTCTTCAACCAGTCGATTAATCTGCTTCAGTTCCCGCGGTACCGTTCGTTGAAACTTTTCAAGAAAGCCGGGCTTTTCCATTTTTCTGGGCAGCAGTTGCACAAAGGTTTTAATGGTTGAAAGCGGATTTCGGATTTCATGGGCCATGCCTGCTGCCAAAGTACCGAGCTCAGCCAGCCGTTCTGCCTGCCTGACGGAAATTTCAAGTTTTTTCAACTCAGTAATATCGTGCAGGTTTAAAATAACCTCCTGCGGATGTCCCCTCCGGTCATTCAGAATACTGGAGCCGATGAGAAGAACCCGTTCCTCATTTTTGGTGTGCAGGGCGATTTCGCGCGGTTTTATCTTGTAAGGCTTTGTTAGTATATCATGTATGTAACTATCTAGTTCTCTGAAATTTTTTAAGGATCTTGCAACGCTGCTCCCTTTACCCACAGGGTGATCTAAATTTTTAAACAGCTTTTGAGCGGCAGGGTTGATAGTGGAAACCCTGCCCTTCATATCCATAGATAACAGGCCATCGTTCATGGTGGTTAACAGTTGATGCGTATATCGCTGCATGCGTTTAATTTCATCGAGCTGTCTTTCAAGTTGTTTCCTGTGTTCAAGGATCTCCTGAATCATGGAAGAGAAGTTTGAAGCAAGTACCTCTACTTCGTCCCGTGTTTGGATTTGAATGGTGCGGATAAGGTTTCCCCCGACCGCTTCCTGTGTATTCTGTACCAGGGTTCCCAGAGGACGTGTGATTCTGCGGGCGGTCCACAGGGACAGCAGTATGCCAACGGCAATTGCAAACAAACCAATAGCCAGTATAACCCACCGCATCTGGTTGATCTGTTTTAGCATCGGAACCAGTGACAAACACACGCGGATGGTTCCCCATCGTCCTTCAACACCGTTGGGGAAAAGAGGAACGGCGATGTCAAGTGCCGGTATTTGATCAGTTTCAAGGGTAATTTCCTGGATGATCGGTTTAACTGAAGACAGAGCGGTTCGACTGATCTCATCATTTAAAAATTTATTCTGGAGATCCGATCTCCCGCTAAAGCCGGCCACCCGACCTTCCTTGTCATGAAAGATAACTCGATTCACATCCGGATCACGCGCAGCCTGATTGGCCGATCTCTCCAAGGCAATATAGTTATAGGTCAGCAGGTCTGCCATGGAAGCGGCGCTCAGGCTCTGGGCAATAGACAATCCCCGCTTTTCCAGTTGTTTCCGGATGGTCCGGCCCTGAACGTAACCGAGTACCAGCATCAATATTCCCAGAATGAAAATCAACATGCATGAGGTGGTAAAGATCAGACGATAGCGTAACGGGAAAAAGCGGGGTTTCTCTGAAGAGCCAATTTCAAAACGCTCACTTTTGATATCGGCTTTCATTTCCTGATAGGCCCTCCCTTTAGCCAGATTCGATGAAGCGCCATGGTATGGGCCCCCAAGGCGGTTAGATTTATCCCTTGCACATCGGATTGATACACACGGTCTACGCTTAAATATAAAAGGGGTATAATGGGTGAAGATTCAAGGACAAGTATTTCTATTTTCTGGTACATTTCAGCACGCTTAACCGGATCGACAATTCCACGGGCTGCTAACAGCATTTTATCTACCTGGCTGTCTTTAAAGTGCATAAAATTTACAGGAGAATCAGAAGCAAAAAGAGGGTATAAAAAGCTGTCCGGGTCTGGTATATCTGCAAACCAGGCATATCGATATATTTGCACAGCATCCGACTGTATATAGTCTTTAAATTCCTTCCAGTTGGTAATAAATTTAATTTTTAGAGGTATCCCCAGGCGAGCCCAACACCTTTTTATCAGATTTAACTCAGCTATCGCAAAGGATGATTTTATTGCAGATACGATCTCAACAGGAGGAATGGGTCCGGTTTCCTGTTCCAGTGCACGTTTTAGATAGCCTTGAGCAACCTTAAGATCGTCGACAAGCACCTCATCTGTTTGGTGATAAACCGGCATTCCAGGGGGCAGTATGGTCCTGGCAGGATCGAGCTGGCCCTTAGCAACTTCTTTTATAATTTTTTCCCGGTCAATCGCCACGGAAAGAGCTTTTCTGAAATATGGGTTTTTTAAAAAGGAATGATCCCCTCTAATGCCATAAAAAAGAAGACTTAAAGAAGGGCGGTGAAACCATTGAAGATCTTTGATGGAGGAAAGCTCTTGCCGTATATTTCCATAAACTAGCATCTCATCCAGATTGCCTTTTTTAAAATCGGATAATGCATCTTCAATTTGTCCGCCGGGATATATTCGATAATGAATTTCATCTAAAAAAGCAGCTTGATCATAATAATCCGAAAAGCGCTGAAGTCGGATCGACTTGTCCTTTTCCCATGATACAAAACGAAATGGGCCGCTGCCTATAGGATTTTGGCCATATTTTTCCCCCGATTTTTTTACTTCTTTCTTTGAAACGATTGCTGCCTGGTACATCCCCAGAGCGGTAAGAAACGGCACGTGAGGTGCATTCAATCGAATAAGTAAAACATGGTCGTTAATTGCTTGCAGCCCGTCGACTTTATTGGTCTTATGGTTTCGAAAAGCCAGAGCACCTTCGATTTTAAGCAAATGGGGTAAAATAACCGGAGGGGGGGTTATCCGGAGGAGTCGGCTTATGGAAAAAGCCACATCATGAATTGTGACCGGGCGATTGTTGTGAAACCGGGCGTTAGGACGCAGGAAAAATCGGTACGCTTTTCCGTTCTCCTCCACCTGCCAGGTTTTTGCCAGGGCAGGTAAAACCATCAAATCGGGGCCGAATTGGACCAAGCCATTAAACAATTGCCGAGTTACAGCCACACCATATTGATCCTGCACATAAGCAGGATCAAGCGTGGAAGGATTATTCATCAAAGGAGAACGGTAGATACCGCCCAGGTTAACATGAACGGCTGATGAGCCTTCCTTTTTCGCTGCCCTGGTTTCCTCATCCCCCTGTATGCTGCAAGCACAAATAAACAGCAACAAAGAGGTGACGCCGATTAAGAGAGTACAACGAAATTGCAAAAGATTCATTTTGGCCATCCATCTCATCCTTAAACGATATGAATATTCCTTGCACCCCTTGTAGCAAAACAAAATACCATGATGCTAATTATAAAACGCCATTTATATTTTATAGGTTTATTTTTCTTTAGAATCAAGGCTTTTATAACAGGCGGGTAGATATTTCATCCATCTTTATGATTATGGGTAGTTTCTGATAATATTGGAATTATTAAATTGTCTAAAAGAAATGGAAAGCTTTTGAATTGCTTCAATAAAAAAGGCACCGTTTATTTTACCGGTGCCTTTTTAATCTTGTTAAAGAAAACTTGTATTATGCTAAGGGCCTCCTCCTCCACATGCCAGAACGGGCAAAGCATAAGTCGCTATCACCACACCAATAATAAACAATTGAACCATCAATTTTTTCATTTTTTGCCTCCTTTTCCCTGTTAAAAGTAAAAAGTCTTGAGTGAAAACCTCTCGATATAAAGTAAGAGCAAGGCATGTGCCATCGGAATGCTGCATTTTAAATGTGATACAACTATTTAAAAATACATTTATTTATCGTTTCATCTTTTTGCCTTCATTAAAAAATGATTCGACTAAAATGCACAGATTAAGGGAGGCTGATGAGATAATCCTTTACATGACTAGTTGAATCATTTATAAATATGTGCAACTTTATCGGCCAAATTGAAAATATGTGATGCTTTATATTAATTTTCGGTACAACTAGTGGGGTTATGGTGGAAAGCAGAATTTCTAAACATGCTCGTATCCTGGTGGTGGATGACAATAAGGGAGCCAGAGAATCCCTTGAAGAAATTCTTGAGGACGACTTTGATGTGGAATGCGTTGAAGACGGACCCAGCGCTTTGGATAGAATTACCAACGATGCGTTTGATATCGTTTTATTGGATCTGGTTATGCCCAAAATGGACGGAATAGAAACGCTAAAAAGGATCAAGGCCTACGATCAGTCCATCGATGTGGTTATGGTTTCCGCCACAGATCGCGCGCAGGAAGCCACGGACTCCATAAGGTCCGGTGCTTATGATTACATCACCAAACCCTTTGATACAAAGACCATTTTCAACATCATCGAACGAGTGATGCAA comes from Thermodesulfobacteriota bacterium and encodes:
- a CDS encoding ABC transporter substrate-binding protein encodes the protein MAKMNLLQFRCTLLIGVTSLLLFICACSIQGDEETRAAKKEGSSAVHVNLGGIYRSPLMNNPSTLDPAYVQDQYGVAVTRQLFNGLVQFGPDLMVLPALAKTWQVEENGKAYRFFLRPNARFHNNRPVTIHDVAFSISRLLRITPPPVILPHLLKIEGALAFRNHKTNKVDGLQAINDHVLLIRLNAPHVPFLTALGMYQAAIVSKKEVKKSGEKYGQNPIGSGPFRFVSWEKDKSIRLQRFSDYYDQAAFLDEIHYRIYPGGQIEDALSDFKKGNLDEMLVYGNIRQELSSIKDLQWFHRPSLSLLFYGIRGDHSFLKNPYFRKALSVAIDREKIIKEVAKGQLDPARTILPPGMPVYHQTDEVLVDDLKVAQGYLKRALEQETGPIPPVEIVSAIKSSFAIAELNLIKRCWARLGIPLKIKFITNWKEFKDYIQSDAVQIYRYAWFADIPDPDSFLYPLFASDSPVNFMHFKDSQVDKMLLAARGIVDPVKRAEMYQKIEILVLESSPIIPLLYLSVDRVYQSDVQGINLTALGAHTMALHRIWLKGGPIRK
- a CDS encoding ATP-binding protein, with the protein product MKADIKSERFEIGSSEKPRFFPLRYRLIFTTSCMLIFILGILMLVLGYVQGRTIRKQLEKRGLSIAQSLSAASMADLLTYNYIALERSANQAARDPDVNRVIFHDKEGRVAGFSGRSDLQNKFLNDEISRTALSSVKPIIQEITLETDQIPALDIAVPLFPNGVEGRWGTIRVCLSLVPMLKQINQMRWVILAIGLFAIAVGILLSLWTARRITRPLGTLVQNTQEAVGGNLIRTIQIQTRDEVEVLASNFSSMIQEILEHRKQLERQLDEIKRMQRYTHQLLTTMNDGLLSMDMKGRVSTINPAAQKLFKNLDHPVGKGSSVARSLKNFRELDSYIHDILTKPYKIKPREIALHTKNEERVLLIGSSILNDRRGHPQEVILNLHDITELKKLEISVRQAERLAELGTLAAGMAHEIRNPLSTIKTFVQLLPRKMEKPGFLEKFQRTVPRELKQINRLVEDLLELARIPKYHFEKTDIKTLLEQTIDFLEEEMQRQQIDCRCEYSSDLPPIQADMSQLEKAFSNLIRNAMQAMPSGGKIFIKAIYQKEVPEDNFKLTSGNGWITLTFQDSGVGVSPEDMKNIFNPFFTTKEVGTGLGLAITHKVITEHGGKIEAESGEGEGTLFRIVLPV